One region of Eubacterium sp. 1001713B170207_170306_E7 genomic DNA includes:
- a CDS encoding site-specific integrase, which produces MKYDKVKRNGREYFRYRHWDGVMRKYDKTIYALKYKDLKEKVEAYENQISLGVADNNTLFSDFCYDWLMNVHLVDKKPTTASRYVSIHKNYIKPARVGKIKLKDLKPADLQKWYNILYEEKSIEKDPNKAFNIVHNLHKVVSPCIRYAFKSGCIVRNIAELVIIPKSRKKADNTPKHSKVHPLTFDEQKSFIAACAGNYYEALFNTALDTGARQGELFALTWGDINFEQNFIDINKTYSYVQNPQTGIFEGQTTDPKTETSARTIPIPMRTREILLKHKTAQKKALLPTGLIQDNETLVFCTPVGTHLDSSNVLKRLKVVYEKAGIKDKVFHDLRHTYATRLFELGEAPKTVQVLLGHSDVNVTLGTYTHVLEVIKKKTASKIDDLYKKMPEENTSEIPDLNSIGQLSDNLVIFPKASHF; this is translated from the coding sequence ATGAAATATGATAAAGTAAAAAGAAACGGACGGGAGTATTTTAGGTATCGCCATTGGGATGGTGTTATGCGAAAATATGATAAAACAATCTACGCTTTGAAGTATAAGGATCTAAAAGAAAAGGTTGAAGCATACGAAAATCAAATATCTTTAGGTGTCGCTGATAACAATACTCTATTTTCTGATTTTTGCTATGATTGGCTGATGAATGTGCACCTTGTGGATAAAAAGCCCACCACTGCAAGCCGGTATGTATCCATCCACAAAAATTATATTAAACCGGCACGCGTTGGAAAAATCAAATTAAAGGATCTGAAACCTGCTGACCTGCAAAAATGGTACAACATACTTTATGAAGAAAAGTCTATTGAAAAAGATCCAAACAAGGCTTTCAACATCGTTCACAATCTACATAAGGTTGTTTCCCCATGCATCCGATATGCCTTTAAAAGCGGCTGTATCGTGCGAAATATTGCGGAACTTGTCATTATCCCTAAAAGCCGAAAAAAAGCCGATAATACCCCAAAGCACAGCAAAGTTCACCCTCTCACCTTTGATGAACAAAAAAGCTTTATTGCTGCTTGTGCAGGTAATTATTATGAAGCGCTTTTTAATACTGCTTTAGATACTGGCGCCCGTCAAGGTGAGCTTTTTGCACTAACTTGGGGGGATATCAACTTTGAACAAAATTTTATTGACATCAACAAAACATACAGCTATGTTCAAAATCCGCAAACGGGTATTTTTGAAGGTCAGACGACCGATCCCAAAACAGAAACCTCCGCAAGAACCATTCCCATCCCAATGCGCACACGTGAAATTCTTCTCAAACACAAAACTGCTCAAAAGAAAGCGCTCCTTCCGACGGGCCTTATCCAAGATAATGAAACTCTTGTTTTTTGCACACCAGTCGGCACACATCTGGACAGTTCCAATGTGCTTAAGCGGCTGAAAGTTGTCTATGAAAAAGCCGGCATTAAGGATAAAGTATTCCATGATCTGCGTCATACTTACGCCACACGCTTATTTGAATTAGGTGAAGCCCCAAAGACGGTGCAAGTGCTTTTAGGTCACTCTGATGTCAATGTTACTCTTGGAACTTATACCCATGTTCTGGAAGTTATAAAGAAAAAAACAGCTTCAAAGATTGATGATCTTTATAAAAAAATGCCTGAAGAAAATACTTCTGAAATTCCTGATTTAAACTCTATCGGACAACTTTCGGACAATCTTGTAATATTCCCAAAAGCATCCCATTTCTAA
- a CDS encoding XRE family transcriptional regulator: MNERLKILRETLNLSQEEFGNRVGIKSRAHISSMEKGRRDIIDRTIRDICREYNVNEHWFRTGEGPMFKESSDSVDTLHELIRSFDIEQLELMKECLDMIIKEKESDKGSILNFQRTVTRPVYDLPASAGTGQFLDGYSYTNIEFPEIAVPLSSTFGVRIAGDSMEPEYFDQDIVFVRQQPTLVDGDIGIFVLNGEGFLKKFEVTDNGYCLVSLNDSYPDMRITEGCDFRIVGKVLGKYSFS, translated from the coding sequence ATGAACGAAAGACTTAAAATTTTGCGTGAAACACTCAATCTTTCACAAGAAGAATTTGGTAACAGAGTTGGAATAAAATCCCGCGCTCATATTTCCTCCATGGAAAAAGGACGTAGAGATATTATTGACAGAACTATTCGAGATATATGTAGAGAATATAATGTTAATGAACATTGGTTTCGTACTGGCGAAGGACCAATGTTTAAAGAATCTTCTGATTCTGTTGATACCTTGCATGAACTCATCCGCTCTTTTGATATCGAGCAACTTGAACTCATGAAAGAATGCCTAGATATGATTATCAAAGAAAAAGAATCAGACAAGGGTAGTATCCTTAATTTTCAGCGAACAGTTACTCGTCCAGTCTATGATCTTCCGGCTTCCGCCGGTACCGGTCAATTTTTGGATGGTTACAGTTATACAAATATAGAATTTCCAGAAATCGCTGTTCCTCTAAGCTCTACCTTTGGTGTTCGCATTGCCGGCGATTCCATGGAGCCAGAATACTTTGATCAGGATATCGTCTTTGTAAGGCAGCAACCCACGCTTGTAGACGGTGATATTGGAATTTTCGTGCTGAATGGTGAAGGCTTTTTAAAGAAATTTGAAGTAACGGATAATGGCTATTGTTTAGTCTCTTTGAACGATAGCTATCCCGATATGCGGATTACAGAAGGTTGCGACTTCCGGATTGTTGGAAAAGTACTAGGAAAATATTCTTTTTCTTAA
- a CDS encoding EAL domain-containing protein, translated as MTWHLEFEIYSAVIIGIIMVYYYRGPRVPTWQNRIYGATLVISFAFIATNIAATLLLENLTPDNFGLAVFFNNLYLIFLPSMPMMVLLYVISIIYQEFWHKRALVILVFSMYFVYLLLALSNPLTHFYFSLDLEHGYARGIGNPFSHVITISYILCAAVVAIYNRKKMSHSVFVALCAFLALSLAAILLQFVFTGYILTGVACTCCILLVHLSTQSNSLVSDELTGTFKRQVFLQMIEMHLKEGKRGDVIALALRDFKFANEVFGVKTCDRLLKEVAGFLKELASTGRVYRFDGDVFCLAASGGAASADQTVDIIVERFKKPWHYQGIDYSLSCGLGVVPVGQSGTETADEIVSAIDFAIQESKHRENGVVRGGEIFNEKFKRKNHIRSMLTTALENDGFEVHYQPIYSIPKGRFATCEALVRMRDPEFGLIPPDEFIPMTEENGMIVSIGLIVFEKVCQFVSAHPYTEAGFETIGVNLSVVQCMQESLADDLIAIMERYRLPPQRFKFEITETVAAASMATLKNTMDRLIRYGCAFALDDFGIGYSGVTNMLHLPFKIIKLDKSLTSRLAGESRTKMAVEAIINLIHRMKMRVIAEGVEVAEEVEILREMDCDFIQGYYFSRPLPEAAFTALVKEAAEK; from the coding sequence ATGACATGGCACTTGGAATTTGAAATCTATTCAGCTGTAATCATCGGTATCATCATGGTTTACTACTACAGAGGGCCGCGGGTTCCCACCTGGCAGAACCGTATCTATGGTGCGACCCTTGTCATTTCCTTTGCCTTTATCGCCACCAATATCGCCGCCACGCTGCTGCTGGAAAACCTGACGCCCGACAACTTCGGCCTGGCCGTTTTCTTCAACAACCTGTATCTGATTTTTCTGCCCAGCATGCCCATGATGGTGCTGCTGTACGTGATTTCCATCATTTATCAGGAATTCTGGCACAAAAGGGCCCTGGTCATTCTGGTTTTTTCAATGTATTTTGTTTACTTGCTGCTGGCCCTGTCCAACCCGCTGACGCATTTTTACTTTTCCCTGGACCTGGAACACGGCTATGCCCGCGGCATCGGCAATCCCTTCAGCCATGTCATTACCATCTCCTATATCCTGTGCGCCGCAGTCGTGGCCATCTACAACCGCAAAAAGATGTCCCACTCGGTTTTTGTGGCGCTCTGCGCCTTTCTGGCACTGTCTTTGGCGGCCATCCTGCTCCAGTTCGTCTTTACCGGCTATATCCTGACCGGTGTGGCCTGCACCTGCTGTATTCTGCTGGTGCACCTCTCCACCCAGAGCAACAGCCTGGTCAGCGACGAGCTCACCGGCACCTTTAAGCGGCAGGTCTTTCTGCAGATGATCGAAATGCATCTCAAGGAGGGGAAAAGGGGCGATGTCATCGCCCTTGCCCTGCGGGATTTCAAGTTTGCCAACGAGGTGTTCGGCGTCAAGACCTGTGACCGCCTGCTCAAGGAAGTCGCCGGGTTTTTAAAGGAGCTGGCCAGCACCGGGCGGGTCTACCGCTTCGACGGCGACGTGTTCTGCCTCGCGGCCTCCGGCGGCGCGGCGAGCGCCGACCAAACTGTGGACATCATCGTGGAGCGGTTCAAAAAGCCCTGGCATTACCAGGGCATTGACTACAGCCTGAGCTGCGGCCTGGGCGTGGTGCCCGTGGGCCAGAGCGGCACCGAGACCGCCGACGAGATCGTGTCCGCCATCGACTTTGCCATTCAGGAATCCAAGCACCGCGAAAACGGTGTGGTGCGGGGCGGTGAAATCTTCAACGAGAAATTTAAGCGCAAGAACCATATCCGCTCCATGCTCACCACCGCCCTCGAAAACGACGGCTTTGAGGTGCATTACCAGCCCATTTACTCCATTCCCAAGGGGCGCTTTGCCACCTGCGAGGCGCTGGTGCGCATGCGTGACCCCGAGTTTGGCCTGATCCCGCCCGACGAGTTTATCCCCATGACCGAGGAAAACGGTATGATCGTGTCCATTGGCCTCATCGTGTTCGAGAAGGTGTGTCAGTTTGTCTCTGCCCATCCCTATACCGAAGCGGGATTTGAAACCATCGGCGTGAACCTTTCCGTGGTACAGTGTATGCAGGAGAGCCTGGCCGATGACCTCATCGCCATCATGGAGCGCTACCGGCTGCCGCCTCAACGCTTCAAGTTTGAGATCACCGAGACCGTAGCCGCCGCCTCCATGGCCACCCTTAAAAACACCATGGACCGCCTCATCCGCTATGGCTGCGCCTTTGCCCTGGACGATTTCGGCATTGGCTATTCCGGCGTCACCAACATGCTTCACCTGCCCTTCAAGATTATCAAGCTGGACAAGAGCCTGACCAGCCGCCTGGCCGGCGAGTCCCGAACCAAAATGGCCGTGGAAGCTATTATCAACCTGATCCACCGCATGAAGATGCGCGTCATCGCCGAGGGCGTCGAGGTGGCCGAGGAGGTCGAGATCCTGCGGGAGATGGACTGCGATTTTATCCAGGGCTATTATTTTTCAAGACCACTGCCCGAAGCAGCATTCACAGCCCTTGTCAAAGAAGCGGCGGAGAAATGA
- a CDS encoding PcfJ domain-containing protein, producing the protein MRIKQFEARPWPAFPGYRVEDENQGIIEVEGSLLIMTIFSGEGTRKIRTFLDMEKMDFIHQVMTSCKEEGYRWSQATLENLQFQGDAEDLGYNFYDKTYFSESDKQKINQFFSEDTPNAIKQNCWKATHILSWYMERIANDRYLQRKEAKEQRVKNQMEMIGDRPKELEAWINNHAFGQIIFFKRKGRKIKGYCTACRQTVQLEKAVHNELGSCPLCGHAVTYKQNGRARSAIQQKNIAVIQRHGEKDIAVRYFKVEHAFSNTPEPKQRRPENYYDELMRFIFDTEKRKVKKYEFPTEAAYWRTGRTDWYESEGMGQRNMQFELFPDNVDAVLQGTPFQYSAVKEFCAHFKKADVAGYLKAYQSFPEIEYLTKGSLWEMAKDMADFGYWESKKYHDRGKDLCAMFDIDRQDLDMIRKNNFGIQDVEGLRTLRKKQVKITEQDVLFYRREGIRISRMTDLPEGIRIRKLVNYLYRECQKEKWIQRGYNAGDLLGLVYRDYLTMAQNEGYDITNERIWKPKDLDDAHDRLVNIKNERLEAMKKIEEAEKEKIIIARAEKLDTLFRFERFNMVIRAPKDSEEFKKEGPANGNCVSLYYSKHAAGITNIFFIRRVEEPNKPYLTLELNNNGEIVQCTGAGNRKPSRQEQYFIDMWQKIKVPKAIKAMQTGKKSLHSVAV; encoded by the coding sequence ATGAGAATAAAACAGTTTGAAGCCAGGCCCTGGCCGGCATTCCCGGGATATAGGGTCGAAGACGAAAACCAGGGAATCATCGAAGTTGAGGGAAGTCTCTTGATCATGACCATCTTTTCAGGAGAAGGAACCCGGAAAATCCGCACTTTCTTAGACATGGAGAAAATGGATTTTATTCATCAGGTCATGACCAGTTGTAAAGAAGAGGGATACCGGTGGTCACAGGCAACACTTGAAAATCTGCAATTTCAAGGCGATGCCGAGGATTTGGGATATAACTTTTATGATAAAACTTACTTTTCTGAATCCGACAAACAGAAAATAAATCAGTTTTTTAGTGAAGATACCCCGAATGCCATAAAGCAGAATTGCTGGAAGGCAACACATATTTTAAGCTGGTACATGGAAAGGATTGCCAATGACCGCTATCTTCAGCGAAAAGAGGCCAAAGAACAGCGCGTTAAAAATCAAATGGAAATGATCGGGGATCGGCCAAAAGAATTAGAGGCATGGATCAATAATCATGCTTTTGGACAGATCATCTTTTTCAAGCGGAAAGGCAGAAAAATTAAAGGCTATTGCACTGCCTGTCGTCAAACCGTCCAATTAGAAAAGGCTGTTCATAACGAACTGGGCAGCTGTCCCCTCTGCGGCCATGCCGTAACCTATAAACAAAATGGTCGGGCCAGAAGCGCCATACAGCAAAAAAACATCGCGGTTATCCAAAGACATGGAGAAAAAGACATTGCCGTCCGTTACTTTAAGGTCGAACACGCTTTTTCAAATACGCCAGAACCAAAGCAGAGAAGACCTGAAAATTATTACGATGAGTTAATGCGGTTCATCTTTGACACCGAGAAAAGAAAAGTGAAAAAGTATGAGTTTCCCACAGAGGCCGCTTATTGGCGAACAGGGCGAACAGACTGGTATGAATCCGAGGGAATGGGGCAGAGGAACATGCAGTTCGAGCTTTTTCCAGACAATGTGGATGCAGTGCTGCAGGGAACACCATTCCAGTATTCAGCGGTCAAGGAATTTTGTGCACATTTTAAAAAAGCAGATGTTGCGGGATATCTCAAAGCTTATCAAAGCTTTCCGGAAATTGAGTACCTTACAAAGGGCAGTCTCTGGGAAATGGCCAAAGACATGGCAGATTTTGGCTATTGGGAGAGCAAAAAGTACCACGATAGAGGAAAAGACCTCTGCGCGATGTTTGATATCGACCGGCAGGATCTGGACATGATCAGAAAAAATAATTTTGGAATCCAGGACGTTGAAGGTTTGAGAACATTGCGAAAAAAACAGGTAAAAATAACCGAACAGGACGTTCTGTTCTATAGGCGGGAAGGGATTCGAATTAGCCGGATGACAGATCTTCCAGAGGGCATCAGGATCAGGAAACTGGTCAACTATCTTTACAGAGAATGCCAGAAAGAAAAATGGATTCAGCGAGGATACAATGCCGGAGACCTTCTGGGTTTAGTCTATAGGGATTATTTAACAATGGCCCAAAATGAGGGATATGACATTACCAATGAACGGATATGGAAACCAAAAGATCTGGACGACGCTCATGACCGGCTGGTTAATATTAAAAATGAGCGATTGGAAGCAATGAAAAAAATAGAGGAAGCGGAAAAAGAAAAAATAATTATTGCACGGGCTGAAAAGTTAGATACGCTTTTCCGCTTTGAGCGTTTCAACATGGTCATTCGTGCGCCAAAAGACAGCGAGGAATTTAAAAAAGAAGGACCGGCAAATGGCAACTGCGTAAGCTTGTATTACTCCAAACATGCGGCAGGGATTACTAATATTTTCTTTATCCGCAGAGTAGAGGAGCCGAATAAACCTTATTTGACCCTGGAACTGAACAATAACGGAGAGATCGTGCAATGCACTGGCGCCGGAAACAGGAAGCCAAGCAGGCAGGAACAGTATTTTATTGATATGTGGCAGAAAATCAAAGTGCCAAAGGCCATCAAAGCCATGCAGACAGGAAAGAAATCGCTGCATTCGGTGGCAGTATAG
- a CDS encoding potassium channel family protein, which yields MKPKKINRLFVYELFMSILAIIAVILAVLDITEVMTLSEHLYLAITDFIILIIFWIDYIVRLITSDSKKQFFKENIFDLIAILPFSSLLRAFRFARLFRIMKLSKALKATRLLKFSLFFKRIERTFNQFFKTNAFGYMMLVTLFLLIFSSCTIYIFEHGNSINNFGDALWFSLVTMTTVGYGDISPITNTGRVVASLLMIFGIGLIGFVTSTVTQFIVERQSKHNQKESKVIVEQILDLSTLDYQDFEKVKSYADFLIEKSKEKL from the coding sequence ATGAAACCCAAAAAAATCAATAGATTATTTGTTTATGAATTGTTTATGTCAATACTTGCAATTATTGCTGTCATCTTAGCAGTTTTAGACATTACTGAGGTAATGACTCTGTCTGAACATCTATATTTAGCTATTACAGATTTTATTATTTTAATCATTTTTTGGATTGATTACATTGTTCGCCTCATCACTTCAGATAGCAAAAAACAATTCTTCAAAGAAAATATTTTTGATTTAATCGCTATTTTGCCTTTTTCTTCTTTATTGAGGGCTTTTAGATTTGCAAGATTATTTCGCATCATGAAGCTTTCAAAAGCTTTAAAGGCAACGCGATTGCTGAAGTTCTCTCTTTTTTTTAAACGAATAGAAAGAACTTTTAACCAATTTTTTAAGACGAATGCTTTTGGATACATGATGCTTGTTACTTTGTTTTTGCTCATCTTTTCTTCATGCACCATTTATATTTTCGAGCATGGCAACAGTATAAATAACTTTGGTGATGCACTTTGGTTTTCACTTGTAACAATGACTACTGTAGGTTATGGTGACATCTCACCAATAACAAATACCGGTCGGGTTGTTGCTTCATTACTCATGATTTTTGGAATAGGATTAATTGGTTTTGTTACTAGTACAGTTACTCAGTTCATTGTTGAACGACAATCCAAACATAATCAGAAAGAAAGCAAAGTAATTGTCGAACAAATTCTTGATCTTAGCACTTTAGATTACCAAGATTTTGAGAAAGTCAAAAGCTATGCAGATTTCCTCATTGAAAAGTCAAAGGAAAAGCTATAA
- a CDS encoding helix-turn-helix domain-containing protein — translation MRREILTLKEACEYMNCSRSTIYKYMENEPDFPAFQEAPGCKLYFVDAALKAWVMRHHRSGKSERQENGNLLQMPG, via the coding sequence ATGAGAAGAGAAATTCTAACACTAAAAGAAGCTTGTGAATATATGAACTGCTCCAGATCCACGATCTACAAGTATATGGAAAATGAGCCTGATTTCCCGGCGTTTCAGGAGGCGCCAGGATGTAAGCTTTATTTTGTGGATGCCGCGCTGAAAGCCTGGGTTATGAGGCATCATAGAAGCGGGAAAAGTGAACGGCAGGAAAACGGCAATTTGCTACAAATGCCTGGATAA
- a CDS encoding histidine kinase, translated as MSSKPIRKPSEKTVYFACLAVVLILIAGMGLHGLVSGQVQNARIHTELSMSLGDQSVDALPSGVYITSVFTNLKNNVSYSPLQIFSISVLSTGVLVFSLVYLLVILISRVKNYSNLILGAVVFLIVRMFSVDIAVTVEALFGGPFNTTLAIIFYGATLDACFLLCLTVEEQTAGRIRPARVAILAAYYAAVLAAIAIVSKNSQTLYLEQHIRLGLYYPLAYMYYRLYRLVKAKTPHIRPALVGYAAIFTGLFADTMYLSGWATADMYMLYPATLCLLLMCMIYIYYQRVIEVRQQEATRLANLYKEMEQKSADMMVSQLQPHFMFNTLQAIQVLARRDTRLADKVIFTFSNYLRSNLDFVKINQPVPFDKALVPVQCYVDIEKIRFKNRFDAVYDIEASDFTVPPLCIQPLVENAVKHGVCRKPEGGTVTLSTRELPDCYEVTITDDGVGFDPESLRDKKDGGIYNARFQLTHMLGAELMIESVPGQGTVQRVRIPRKE; from the coding sequence ATGTCATCAAAACCCATCCGAAAACCAAGCGAAAAGACCGTTTATTTTGCCTGCCTGGCCGTCGTGCTCATCCTGATCGCCGGCATGGGCCTGCATGGCCTGGTCAGCGGTCAGGTACAGAACGCCCGGATCCATACCGAGCTCTCCATGAGTCTCGGGGACCAGAGCGTGGACGCTCTGCCCTCCGGCGTTTACATTACCTCTGTTTTTACCAATCTCAAGAACAATGTCAGCTATTCACCGCTGCAGATTTTTTCCATCTCCGTTCTCAGCACAGGCGTGCTGGTATTCAGCCTGGTTTATCTGCTGGTGATTTTGATCAGCCGGGTCAAAAATTATTCAAACCTGATACTGGGGGCCGTGGTGTTCCTGATCGTGCGCATGTTCAGCGTGGATATCGCTGTCACCGTCGAGGCCCTGTTCGGCGGCCCTTTTAACACCACCCTGGCCATCATCTTTTACGGCGCGACCCTGGACGCCTGTTTTCTGCTGTGCCTGACCGTCGAGGAACAGACCGCTGGCCGGATCCGGCCAGCGCGCGTGGCCATTCTGGCCGCCTATTACGCCGCTGTGCTGGCCGCCATTGCCATCGTGTCCAAAAACAGCCAGACCCTGTACCTGGAGCAGCACATCCGCCTGGGGCTTTATTATCCTCTGGCCTACATGTACTACCGGCTGTACCGTCTGGTCAAGGCGAAAACCCCGCATATCCGGCCTGCCCTCGTGGGCTACGCGGCCATCTTCACCGGCCTGTTTGCCGACACCATGTACCTGTCCGGCTGGGCCACGGCTGACATGTACATGCTGTACCCGGCCACCCTGTGCCTGTTACTCATGTGTATGATTTATATCTACTATCAGCGGGTTATCGAGGTCCGCCAGCAGGAGGCCACCCGTCTGGCCAACCTGTACAAGGAGATGGAGCAGAAAAGCGCCGACATGATGGTGAGCCAGCTCCAGCCCCATTTTATGTTCAACACCCTCCAGGCCATCCAGGTGCTGGCCCGGCGGGATACCCGGCTGGCCGACAAAGTGATCTTTACCTTTTCCAACTATCTGCGCTCAAACCTCGACTTTGTCAAGATCAACCAGCCCGTCCCCTTCGACAAAGCCCTGGTGCCGGTCCAGTGCTATGTGGACATTGAAAAAATCCGGTTTAAAAACCGTTTTGACGCCGTATACGACATCGAGGCCTCGGATTTCACGGTGCCGCCCTTATGCATCCAGCCCCTGGTGGAGAATGCGGTCAAGCACGGTGTATGCCGGAAGCCCGAGGGCGGCACAGTCACCCTGTCCACCCGGGAGCTGCCAGATTGCTATGAGGTCACCATCACCGACGACGGCGTGGGCTTTGATCCTGAAAGCCTGCGGGATAAAAAGGACGGCGGCATTTACAACGCCCGTTTCCAGCTGACGCATATGCTGGGCGCGGAGCTGATGATTGAAAGCGTGCCCGGCCAGGGCACTGTACAGCGTGTGAGGATTCCCAGGAAAGAATAG
- a CDS encoding Cas9 inhibitor AcrIIA9 family protein, with product MTEIIEQAIEKIKEESKNKNITDRKAQVIKASVVKTLKYFCSSEQFAEAVMMPDKTLDKCLENIVKGTGNGISDLEAYKRAAEYYLPGSDVDFKMIIRIGDSAMITQHDGSQASKRKKAETKKQSVNKPKKRPSVKEETPGYIQYSMLDFLKEGQQ from the coding sequence ATGACAGAAATCATTGAACAAGCCATCGAAAAAATTAAAGAAGAAAGCAAAAACAAAAATATAACTGATCGGAAAGCACAGGTCATCAAGGCAAGCGTTGTCAAGACACTAAAGTATTTCTGCAGCAGTGAACAATTCGCAGAGGCGGTCATGATGCCGGACAAAACTCTGGATAAATGTCTCGAAAACATCGTCAAAGGTACGGGGAACGGGATCAGCGATCTGGAAGCTTACAAGCGCGCTGCGGAATATTATCTTCCGGGATCCGATGTTGATTTTAAGATGATCATCCGGATCGGTGACAGTGCTATGATTACCCAGCATGATGGAAGCCAGGCAAGCAAACGGAAAAAGGCTGAAACAAAGAAACAATCTGTGAACAAACCCAAAAAAAGGCCATCAGTCAAAGAAGAAACGCCGGGATATATCCAGTACAGCATGCTGGACTTTTTAAAGGAAGGCCAGCAATGA
- a CDS encoding Uma2 family endonuclease: protein MPLLKEKETFKKMTLEEFDALPADERTTYELVDHMVLMSPRPSLPHQRAQFKLLAMLDTFLSGHKCQAYGEIEVKMRDDIFIPDISVVCDPSQYKKNRYDGAPAIVVEILSPGTARIDLFTKLNKYQMSGVKEYWIISLKGKLVTVHNFEKETVTEYTLEDILNSETFEGLKIPLTKIFE from the coding sequence ATGCCTTTACTCAAAGAAAAAGAAACGTTTAAAAAAATGACATTGGAAGAGTTCGACGCGTTGCCAGCCGATGAACGCACCACCTATGAGCTGGTTGATCATATGGTCTTGATGTCGCCAAGGCCATCGCTGCCTCATCAACGCGCTCAATTTAAACTACTGGCCATGTTAGACACCTTTTTATCTGGCCACAAATGCCAGGCATACGGTGAAATTGAAGTTAAAATGCGCGATGATATTTTTATTCCAGATATCAGCGTTGTCTGTGATCCGAGTCAATATAAAAAAAATCGCTATGATGGTGCCCCGGCAATTGTAGTTGAAATTCTCAGCCCTGGTACAGCACGCATTGATCTTTTTACGAAGCTGAATAAATATCAGATGTCCGGTGTCAAGGAATACTGGATCATCAGCCTTAAAGGGAAACTGGTCACGGTCCATAATTTTGAAAAAGAAACGGTTACAGAATATACGCTGGAAGATATTTTAAACTCTGAAACCTTTGAAGGTTTAAAAATTCCACTTACTAAAATTTTTGAATAA
- a CDS encoding response regulator: protein MKVIIVDDESFAIEALEYVLEDMAGVEVVGTFENTADALNFVRCNQVDLAFLDIEMPGFTGIELAGYLKDAAPDIRTVFVTGYNNYAQQAFDVEASGYILKPFTAERVQAVIDKVSRTKSQKPQNDVVFRTFGRFDVFVKGELLIFKSQKAKELVALCVDHRGGVVTMEEAIDKLWEDRLYDEKTKKLYRKAVMIATHTFEEAGAPGIFQTRRGLCYIERDKVYCDYYKLLEGEILPKSPFTGEYLFEYSWAEERVPEIWEIQEMVEKQGKE, encoded by the coding sequence ATGAAAGTGATCATCGTAGACGACGAGAGCTTTGCCATCGAGGCGCTGGAATATGTATTGGAGGACATGGCGGGGGTGGAGGTTGTGGGCACCTTTGAGAACACGGCCGACGCCCTGAATTTTGTCAGATGCAATCAGGTGGACCTGGCGTTTCTGGACATTGAGATGCCCGGCTTCACAGGCATCGAGCTGGCCGGTTACCTGAAAGACGCCGCGCCCGACATCCGCACGGTTTTTGTGACGGGCTACAACAATTACGCCCAGCAGGCCTTTGACGTGGAGGCGTCGGGCTACATCCTCAAGCCCTTTACGGCTGAGCGGGTGCAGGCGGTCATCGACAAGGTCAGCCGGACCAAGTCTCAAAAGCCCCAGAATGATGTGGTTTTCCGCACCTTTGGCCGGTTCGACGTCTTTGTCAAGGGGGAGCTGCTCATCTTTAAGAGCCAGAAGGCCAAGGAGCTGGTGGCTCTGTGCGTGGATCACCGGGGCGGTGTGGTCACCATGGAGGAGGCCATCGACAAGCTGTGGGAGGACCGGCTCTATGACGAAAAGACCAAAAAGCTTTACCGCAAGGCGGTCATGATTGCCACCCACACCTTTGAGGAGGCGGGCGCGCCGGGTATTTTCCAGACGCGGCGCGGCTTGTGCTATATCGAGCGGGATAAGGTTTACTGCGACTACTACAAGCTGCTTGAGGGCGAAATCCTGCCGAAATCCCCTTTTACCGGCGAGTACCTGTTTGAGTATTCCTGGGCCGAGGAGCGCGTGCCCGAGATCTGGGAGATCCAGGAGATGGTGGAAAAGCAGGGGAAAGAGTAG